One genomic window of Procambarus clarkii isolate CNS0578487 chromosome 43, FALCON_Pclarkii_2.0, whole genome shotgun sequence includes the following:
- the LOC123755822 gene encoding myotrophin — protein sequence MSEFVWGLKNGDLDQVMEAVEKKGTDVNLAIEGRPPLCLASDYGQLDIIKYLLEKGANVESTDKHGITALLAAIWEGHTQCVKVLLEAGADKNGTAPDGTSYLDAAEKDEIKALLR from the exons ATGAGCGAGTTCGTGTGGGGGCTGAAGAACGGCGACCTCGACCAGGTGATGGAGGCTGTGGAGAAG AAAGGAACCGATGTCAATCTTGCAATAGAGGGTCGCCCACCACTGTGTCTAGCCTCTGACTATGGCCAGTTAGACATCATTAAATATCTACTTGAGAAAGGAGCAAATGTAGAG tcgACAGACAAGCATGGAATCACAGCCCTATTAGCAGCCATCTGGGAAGGCCACACGCAATGCGTTAAAGTGCTCCTTGAGGCA GGAGCTGACAAAAATGGAACTGCACCAGATGGCACGAGTTACTTGGATGCTGCCGAGAAAGATGAGATCAAGGCCTTGCTGAGATAA